Proteins from a genomic interval of Elusimicrobiota bacterium:
- a CDS encoding glycerate kinase — translation MKILVAPNSFKESLNSIAVAKYISQGLKKGNKKLTIKTLPLADGGTGTCEILTSSMKGKFINLKVSGPLTKSVVAKYGIIKDTAIIELAESCGLKLVPPKLRNPLLTTTKGVGELILDAVNKNCKKIILGIGDSATIDCGVGALSVLGIKFLNKRKKSIELNARGLLELNEINAHNINQKLRSVTIIVASDVTNPLTGINGALMFAKQKGATEKMMLTLDKCLKQFKKVLMSSYKVDIDKVAGSGAAGGIGGALKVIMNAEISSGFEILKDTTHLEEELCHCDLIITGEGKIDSQTLCGKTVRKIVDLARKHNKPVICITGSIAENADMLYSYGVKGIYSIVDSPMNLSEAFLRAPKLIKRLSESIGRTISISRPFESPKRS, via the coding sequence ATGAAAATATTAGTCGCTCCAAACAGTTTCAAGGAATCGCTAAATTCTATTGCAGTTGCAAAGTATATTTCTCAAGGATTAAAAAAAGGAAATAAAAAATTAACAATTAAGACACTCCCACTTGCTGACGGCGGCACCGGTACGTGTGAAATTTTAACATCTTCGATGAAAGGAAAATTTATTAACCTTAAAGTTTCCGGACCATTGACAAAATCTGTTGTAGCAAAATACGGAATAATAAAAGATACTGCGATTATAGAACTTGCGGAATCTTGTGGTTTAAAACTTGTACCGCCTAAACTAAGGAACCCGCTATTAACAACAACTAAAGGTGTGGGTGAACTTATTTTAGATGCTGTAAACAAAAATTGCAAAAAAATAATTTTAGGTATCGGAGATAGTGCTACAATTGATTGCGGTGTTGGAGCTTTATCTGTTCTGGGTATAAAATTTTTAAATAAAAGAAAAAAATCCATAGAACTAAATGCCAGGGGATTACTTGAACTTAATGAAATCAACGCTCATAATATTAACCAGAAACTTCGTAGTGTGACAATAATTGTTGCTTCAGATGTTACCAACCCTTTAACCGGTATTAATGGAGCACTAATGTTTGCTAAACAAAAGGGTGCTACTGAAAAGATGATGCTTACTTTAGATAAATGTTTAAAACAATTTAAAAAAGTTTTAATGAGTAGTTATAAGGTGGATATTGATAAAGTTGCCGGTTCAGGTGCCGCCGGTGGAATTGGCGGTGCTTTAAAAGTAATAATGAATGCAGAAATTTCTTCCGGTTTTGAAATTCTCAAAGATACAACTCATTTAGAAGAAGAGCTTTGTCATTGTGACTTAATTATAACAGGTGAAGGAAAAATTGATTCCCAAACCCTTTGTGGAAAAACGGTCAGAAAAATAGTTGATTTAGCCAGAAAACATAATAAACCGGTAATTTGTATTACAGGAAGTATTGCTGAAAATGCAGATATGTTATATTCATATGGTGTAAAAGGAATCTATAGCATAGTTGATTCCCCTATGAATTTAAGTGAGGCTTTTCTTAGAGCACCAAAACTAATAAAACGTCTATCTGAATCCATCGGTAGAACTATATCTATATCAAGACCGTTTGAAAGTCCTAAACGGTCTTGA